A genome region from Plasmodium vivax chromosome 11, whole genome shotgun sequence includes the following:
- a CDS encoding hypothetical protein, conserved (encoded by transcript PVX_114025A), with product METNTNGRKPIEEVSSSTEQLANQKSIANLTSVDNIQNEQINVDENKYNYFNYTQSETLLKNQIHSIANVRTDTQERNIFSEHNLNHPCIDRFQVNLSGQDRGGADGGEADNDYTDAEVQMRNQQDILKILEDEDAHLGLGGAPGLAGPPGMADAPGMVDPPLMADSPLMGVHSGESLLGNAGDAENGKNDSMEIGGEAPKGGLLKEGEVNEDPLARSSHHEVACSGEEHPAGGAPTATEAGAAEGVAAGVAVAGADPTQGDGQPPSHIHAPEEKAEIDVILSRFRGKDGGKDGGKDKSAERCRSKYKDKFLRLFRKAACPNQVKDQPTGMNEVTPVKEGVGGRRRASSTEGSSGGPYIQHYLSGSFNEYNRGHWKGGFHERGFQVRDFQQGNFHQGTPSGAHIPMQIPTGAMQRGVENLGEEPPFGRKKQSSVDPFEGKKQSSVAPFEGKEQSSVAPFWRKSQHVVPPLRESRTCSIKTDDHLTRGLPNEYTAGAYLEAHKGGIETLAAMGAVGAMEAVGPYSPGERPPRGGEQKLSCESIARKIYSLEKVKSFMSNNTFLKDKKDLLQKRRQLSKEVNFFCRHYNVLMCFFLYIICFAFVTASICYDSWKVHQMELKSKSTQKAVHIDIGATTIRRVEKVSKQNGDVTLSIDKEQTMESLIANEICKPVTKEELEKLLTFLASNNMLRDEQNPVDPTKGELTDEFLVDALKNPAHVGLLNDQKLVLTRKHIFGPTIYNLECKFLAKIKKAGTYHTILLYAILIFLLIPICLLFHILLNYKKGKNVLLVKYISFLFVNVALITMISSLFSVNRAYNIPLCVMHDGSSDICEDGTSIHLMRSSIILLIFSNLFFCKFVHFVRKEGASPSGSIV from the coding sequence ATGGAGACGAACACCAACGGAAGAAAGCCAATCGAAGAAGTGAGCTCCTCTACGGAGCAACTGGCGAACCAGAAATCGATAGCAAATTTGACATCCGTAGATAACATACAGAATGAGCAAATTAACGTCGACGAAAACAAgtacaattattttaattacacACAGAGTGAGACCCTCTTGAAGAATCAAATCCACTCGATCGCCAACGTACGCACAGATACACAGGAGAGGAACATCTTCAGCGAGCATAATTTGAACCACCCCTGCATCGACCGCTTTCAGGTTAATTTATCTGGCCAGGACAGGGGGGGTGCcgacgggggggaggccgaTAACGACTACACAGACGCGGAGGTGCAGATGAGGAACCAACaggacattttaaaaatactgGAAGATGAGGATGCACACCTGGGGTTGGGGGGCGCTCCCGGGTTGGCAGGCCCCCCTGGGATGGCAGACGCTCCCGGGATGGTAGACCCCCCTCTGATGGCAGACTCCCCTCTGATGGGAGTCCACTCGGGGGAGAGCCTATTAGGAAATGCTGGTGACGCGGAAAACGGGAAGAATGACTCGATGGAAATTGGCGGAGAGgccccaaagggggggctGCTCAAAGAAGGCGAGGTGAATGAAGACCCCCTGGCTAGGAGCAGCCACCACGAAGTTGCCTGCAGTGGTGAGGAGCACCCAGCGGGGGGAGCACCAACAGCAACCGAAGCGGGAGCAGCAGAGGGAGTAGCAGCTGGAGTAGCAGTGGCAGGGGCAGACCCCACCCAGGGGGACGGCCAACCGCCGAGCCACATCCATGCTCCTGAAGAAAAGGCCGAAATTGATGTAATTCTGAGCAGGTTCAGAGGCAAAGACGGGGGAAAAGACGGGGGAAAGGACAAAAGCGCAGAAAGGTGCAGGAGCAAATACAAGGACAAATTTTTGCGTCTCTTCCGAAAGGCGGCTTGCCCCAATCAAGTGAAGGACCAACCCACGGGCATGAACGAGGTGACCCCCGTTAAGGAAGgcgtgggggggaggcgccgTGCCAGCAGCACCGAGGGAAGCAGCGGAGGGCCCTACATCCAACACTACCTCAGTGGGAGCTTCAATGAGTATAACCGCGGCCACTGGAAGGGGGGCTTCCACGAGAGGGGCTTCCAAGTGAGGGACTTCCAACAGGGGAACTTCCATCAGGGCACCCCCAGTGGGGCACACATCCCGATGCAAATCCCAACAGGAGCAATGCAGAGAGGGGTGGAGAACCTCGGGGAGGAACCCCCCTtcgggaggaagaagcaaagtAGCGTGGACCCCTtcgaggggaagaagcaaagtaGCGTGGCCCCCTTCGAGGGGAAGGAGCAAAGTAGCGTGGCCCCCTTCTGGAGGAAGAGCCAACATGTGGTGCCCCCCCTCCGAGAGAGCCGCACGTGCTCCATCAAGACAGACGACCACCTGACCAGGGGGCTGCCAAATGAGTACACAGCAGGTGCCTATTTGGAGGCACACAAGGGGGGGATAGAGACGCTCGCCGCAATGGGGGCAGTGGGCGCAATGGAGGCAGTGGGGCCATACAGCCCGGGGGAGAgacccccccggggaggggAACAGAAACTGTCGTGCGAGTCAATCGCTAGAAAGATTTACAGTTTGGAGAAAGTCAAATCGTTCATGTCAAATAACACTTTCttaaaagacaaaaaagatttgctgcAGAAGAGGAGACAGCTGTCGAAGGAGGTGAATTTCTTTTGCCGTCACTACAACGTGCTGATGTGTTTCTTCCTCTACATAATCTGCTTCGCCTTCGTTACGGCATCTATTTGCTACGACTCATGGAAGGTGCACCAAATGGAGCTAAAGTCTAAAAGCACCCAGAAGGCGGTGCACATAGATATCGGTGCAACGACCATTAGGCGTGTAGAAAAGGTTTCAAAACAAAACGGTGATGTAACTCTATCGATTGACAAGGAGCAAACCATGGAGTCGTTAATAGCCAACGAAATCTGCAAGCCAGTCACGAAGGAAGAATTAGAAAAACTCCTAACCTTTTTGGCATCTAACAATATGCTAAGGGATGAACAGAACCCGGTGGATcccacaaaaggggagctAACTGATGAATTCCTCGTAGATGCACTGAAAAACCCCGCACATGTAGGGCTTCTAAACGATCAGAAGTTGGTCTTAACAAGGAAGCATATCTTCGGGCCTACGATCTACAACCTAGAGTGCAAATTCTTAGCCAAGATAAAGAAGGCAGGTACTTACCATACGATTCTTCTTTACgcaatattaatttttttattaattccgATTTGCCTCCTCTTCCACATTCTTCTGAactacaaaaaggggaagaacgtCCTACTGGTCAAATACATTTCCTTCCTGTTTGTTAACGTGGCTCTCATCACGATGATCTCTTCCCTCTTCTCCGTCAACCGAGCGTATAACATCCCCTTGTGCGTCATGCATGATGGTAGCTCGGACATCTGCGAGGATGGCACCTCCATCCACTTGATGCGCTCTTCCATCATCTTGCTAATCTTTTCCAACCTCTTCTTCTGCAAGTTTGTGCACTTCGTCCGCAAGGAGGGCGCCAGCCCCTCGGGTTCTATAGTCTGA
- a CDS encoding histone H2A, putative (encoded by transcript PVX_114015A) has translation MSAKGKTGRKKAVKGTSNSAKAGLQFPVGRIGRYLKKGKYAKRVGAGAPVYLAAVLEYLCAEILELAGNAARDNKKSRITPRHIQLAVRNDEELNKFLAGVTFASGGVLPNIHNVLLPKKSQLKSGATANQDY, from the coding sequence atgtcagcaaaaggaaaaaccgGTCGCAAAAAGGCTGTTAAGGGAACCTCTAACTCTGCCAAGGCAGGACTTCAATTCCCAGTGGGAAGAATTGGAAGatacttaaaaaaaggaaagtatGCCAAGAGAGTAGGAGCAGGAGCACCTGTGTACCTGGCCGCCGTGCTGGAGTACTTGTGTGCAGAAATTTTAGAGTTGGCTGGAAATGCTGCAAGAGATAATAAGAAGTCCAGAATTACCCCAAGGCACATACAGCTAGCTGTGAGAAATGATGAAGAATTGAACAAATTCTTGGCAGGAGTTACATTCGCATCCGGAGGAGTTTTGCCAAACATCCATAATGTGTTACTACCAAAGAAGTCGCAACTTAAATCGGGGGCCACTGCTAACCAGGACTATTAA
- a CDS encoding histone H3, putative (encoded by transcript PVX_114020A) yields the protein MARTKQTARKSTGGKAPRKQLASKAARKSAPVSTGIKKPHRYRPGTVALREIRKFQKSTDLLIRKLPFQRLVREIAQEYKTDLRFQSQAVLALQEAAEAYLVGLFEDTNLCAIHAKRVTIMPKDIQLARRIRGERS from the coding sequence ATGGCCAGGACCAAGCAAACCGCGAGAAAATCCACCGGAGGAAAGGCCCCCAGAAAGCAACTGGCATCCAAGGCAGCGAGAAAGTCCGCGCCAGTCTCGACGGGAATTAAGAAACCCCACAGATATCGCCCAGGAACGGTCGCCCTGAGAGAAATTAGAAAGTTCCAAAAGTCCACCGACCTCCTCATAAGAAAATTGCCCTTCCAAAGACTAGTAAGAGAAATTGCCCAGGAGTACAAAACGGACCTCAGATTTCAATCCCAAGCTGTACTGGCACTGCAGGAGGCGGCCGAGGCCTACTTGGTTGGACTCTTCGAAGACACCAACTTGTGTGCCATTCACGCCAAGAGAGTCACCATCATGCCAAAGGATATACAGCTGGCCAGACGTATTCGTGGAGAAAGATCATAA